From Ascaphus truei isolate aAscTru1 chromosome 20, aAscTru1.hap1, whole genome shotgun sequence, one genomic window encodes:
- the LOC142471256 gene encoding E3 ubiquitin/ISG15 ligase TRIM25-like, whose product MASAGLREELTCPICLSIYTQPVTLRCGHNFCQDCIGSVWDSQGGSGLYTCPECRAEFQERPALQRNLKLCNIAERFLSTQPEQEEAVIFCTYCVTSSVPAAKTCLLCDNSLCDIHLERHSKSEEHVLTEPTTSLKNRKCPVHKEILKYYCSEDAACICVSCCLVGEHRGHQVESLNEASEKKKEKLRHVLEKLTSVREETEKRAQSVQGQKREVHEKAAGVTDRVTALIRDIRAQLEVLEKRVLSEITRWEEQVSLRVSDLIQQLEIEKDELSRKMLHIEELSNITDPVTVLQGRESDNAEDRERGGNKVPAVGDLDEVLISLTLQRLVDIVTDLKAKSGFCVQGDSGIILDVNTAANNVSVSGDLKMASCSETDQLHPNTPERFGDYQVLSTMSFSSGQHYWEVEISESGVRRVGISYPSIERKGVQSLIGQNKKSWCLCMCDNYHSVIHDSIYTRIYPESPVQRLGIYLDYEAGRLSFYQLCDPIRHLHTVTATFTEPLHAAFCVWYNGWVRIRS is encoded by the coding sequence ATGGCGTCTGCTGGTCTGAGAGAGGAGCTAACCTGCCCCATCTGCCTGAGCATTTATACCCAGCCTGTAACGCTGAGATGTGGGCATAACTTCTGCCAGGACTGTATTGGGAGTGTGTGGGATTCCCAGGGGGGATCTGGACTTTATACCTGTCCTGAATGCAGAGCAGAGTTTCAGGAGCGCCCtgcactgcagaggaacctgaAGCTGTGTAACATAGCGGAGCGTTTCCTTTCTACTCAGCCGGAGCAGGAGGAGGCTGTGATCTTCTGCACTTACTGTGTTACCTCCTCTGTACCTGCTGCTAAAACATGTCTGCTGTGTGACAACTCCCTGTGTGATATTCACCTAGAGAGACACAGCAAGTCAGAGGAACACGTCTTAACTGAGCCAACCACCTCTTTAAAGAACAGGAAATGTCCCGTCCACAAGGAGATCCTGAAGTATTACTGCTCTGAGGATGctgcctgtatctgtgtgtcctgctgcctGGTCGGAGAGCACAGGGGACACCAGGTGGAGTCGCTGAATGAGGCCTctgagaagaagaaggagaaacTGAGACATGTTCTGGAGAAACTGACCTCAGTGAGAGAGGAGACTGAGAAAAGGGCCCAGAGTGTGCAGGGACAGAAGAGAGAAGTGCACGAGAAAGCAGCTGGGGTAACAGACCGAGTCACTGCCCTGATTAGGGACATCAGGGCACAGCTGGAAGTCCTAGAGAAGCGAGTCCTGAGTGAGATCACCAGGTGGGAAGAGCAGGTTTCTCTCCGAGTCTCTGATCTAATCCAGCAGCTGGAAATAGAGAAGGACGAGCTGTCCAGGAAGATGCTTCACATTGAGGAGCTGAGCAACATCACTGATCCAGTAACTGTCTTACAGGGACGGGAGTCAGACAATgctgaggacagagagagagggggtaataaGGTCCCTGCTGTAGGGGATTTGGATGAGGTTCTGATCTCACTGACCTTACAGAGATTAGTTGATATTGTGACTGATCTAAAAGCAAAGAGCGGGTTCTGTGTGCAGGGGGATTCAGGCATAATACTGGATGTAAATACAGCTGCTAATAATGTATCTGTATCAGGTGACCTGAAAATGGCATCCTGCTCAGAAACAGACCAGTTACACCCAAATACACCAGAGAGATTTGGGGATTATCAGGTTTTAAGCACCATGAGTTTTTCCTCAGGACAACATTACTGGGAAGTGGAGATCAGTGAATCAGGGGTCAGGAGGGTAGGGATTTCCTATCCCAGTATAGAAAGGAAAGGAGTTCAGTCCCTCATAGGACAGAATAAGAAGTCCTGGTGTTTGTGCATGTGCGATAATTATCATTCAGTGATACATGACTCAATATATACACGGATATATCCCGAGTCTCCCGTGCAGAGATTAGGAATATACCTGGACTATGAGGCTGGGCGGCTGTCCTTTTATCAGCTGTGTGACCcgatcagacacttacacaccgtCACTGCCACCTTCACAGAGCCTCTTCATGCTGCGTTCTGTGTATGGTATAATGGCTGGGTCAGAATCAGGAGCTAG